In Caldicellulosiruptor obsidiansis OB47, a single window of DNA contains:
- a CDS encoding Gfo/Idh/MocA family protein → MTKVRLAIIGCGSITKHRHAPEAKQNPNVELVAVCDRNLDHAKAIAEKFKVGNVYDDYEKMLKEIKPDAVIVATPNYLHADATIKALKEGAHVLCEKPMATTEDECRMMVETAKETGRFLMIAHNQRFNSAHKKAKEIIQSGELGKVLSFKTTFGHGGPESWSSDKPDTWFFHKDLAVFGAMGDLGVHKIDLMRFLLGEEFVEAAAFVTTLSKKYPNGQLIDVDDNAVCILKTQSGAIGTLTASWTYPGSEDNSTVIYCEKGSITLYADPKFSMIIRYANGQKAYFELDTMQTNERQTKSGVVDEFIDCILTNTPPKISGEEGLKTMKVVFACFESAKTGKIVRIDY, encoded by the coding sequence TTGACAAAAGTAAGACTTGCAATAATTGGATGCGGTTCAATAACAAAGCACAGACATGCGCCGGAGGCAAAGCAAAATCCCAATGTTGAGCTTGTTGCTGTATGTGACAGGAATTTAGACCATGCAAAAGCTATTGCAGAAAAATTTAAAGTTGGAAACGTCTATGATGATTACGAAAAGATGCTCAAAGAAATAAAACCTGATGCAGTAATAGTTGCAACGCCAAATTATCTTCATGCTGATGCTACTATAAAAGCTTTAAAAGAGGGTGCTCATGTTCTTTGTGAAAAGCCAATGGCAACAACAGAAGATGAGTGCAGAATGATGGTAGAAACTGCAAAAGAGACAGGCAGGTTTTTAATGATTGCTCATAACCAAAGGTTTAATAGTGCCCACAAAAAAGCAAAAGAAATAATTCAAAGCGGTGAGCTTGGGAAGGTTCTAAGCTTTAAGACAACATTTGGTCATGGAGGACCTGAGAGCTGGAGCTCAGACAAGCCTGATACATGGTTTTTCCATAAGGATTTGGCTGTATTTGGTGCTATGGGTGACCTTGGCGTTCATAAGATTGACCTTATGAGGTTTTTGCTCGGGGAGGAGTTTGTTGAGGCAGCTGCGTTTGTTACAACTCTTTCCAAAAAGTATCCAAATGGCCAGCTAATTGACGTTGACGACAATGCAGTCTGCATTTTAAAGACACAGAGCGGCGCAATTGGAACGCTTACAGCTTCATGGACATATCCAGGAAGTGAAGATAACTCTACTGTAATCTACTGTGAGAAGGGTTCAATCACGCTTTACGCAGACCCAAAATTTTCGATGATAATAAGATATGCAAACGGTCAAAAAGCATATTTTGAGCTTGACACAATGCAGACAAACGAAAGACAAACAAAATCAGGTGTGGTAGACGAATTTATTGATTGTATCTTGACTAACACACCACCTAAAATTTCTGGGGAAGAAGGCTTAAAGACAATGAAGGTTGTGTTTGCATGTTTTGAGTCAGCAAAGACTGGCAAGATTGTGAGGATTGATTATTAA
- a CDS encoding anaerobic ribonucleoside-triphosphate reductase activating protein has translation MLVDFMKISTVDYPKKIAATCFFGGCNFSCPFCYNSQLVNFKGEFMDDNIFFEYLDKRKGIVDAVCITGGEPTLNEEYLTEFIKKIKNRSLLVKLDTNGSRPEVLQRLLDAGLLDYVAMDVKAPLEKYPQITGFSDVDKIRRSIEILKNSNIDYEFRTTVNKHLHTVEDILNIARLLKDAKLYVIKPYKYTPEVLNEKISGTEDLEIEYLQEIYNRAKQEGIDNIKIGGKV, from the coding sequence ATGCTTGTTGATTTTATGAAAATATCAACTGTTGACTATCCGAAAAAGATTGCAGCTACTTGTTTTTTTGGTGGCTGCAATTTTTCGTGCCCATTTTGCTACAATTCACAGCTTGTAAACTTCAAAGGTGAGTTTATGGATGACAATATCTTTTTTGAGTACTTGGATAAAAGAAAAGGTATAGTTGATGCGGTATGCATAACAGGTGGAGAACCAACTTTGAATGAAGAGTATTTAACTGAGTTTATAAAGAAAATAAAAAATCGTTCATTACTTGTTAAACTTGACACAAATGGTTCAAGACCGGAGGTTTTACAAAGGCTTTTAGATGCTGGTCTTCTTGACTATGTCGCGATGGACGTAAAAGCCCCACTTGAAAAATACCCCCAGATCACAGGCTTTTCTGACGTTGACAAAATCAGAAGGTCAATAGAGATATTAAAAAATTCAAATATCGACTATGAATTCAGAACAACGGTGAACAAACACCTTCATACAGTTGAAGATATATTGAATATTGCAAGACTTCTAAAAGATGCCAAGCTTTATGTCATAAAACCTTATAAATACACACCTGAAGTTTTGAATGAGAAAATAAGTGGCACCGAAGACTTGGAGATAGAATACTTGCAAGAGATTTACAATCGTGCAAAACAGGAAGGTATCGACAATATTAAAATTGGTGGCAAAGTCTAA
- a CDS encoding MFS transporter: protein MTRIKAQLQQMVLAFKEINPNAKKILFFEPIFTIPYAMYIIYSSLYMTRVGVKDYQIGLLSTVLNLVMLITSPFAGLLVNRFGRKKVLLIGDFLSWCVYAYIFFFAKDFTWFLIATIFNGLMRIPELAWRLLLMEDATENERVAIYSVTVFVWNMGNLFAPVMGVLVARFGLIPATKWTVLAFGILVNILIVVRHLVTSESSVGQKLAQENSDSNNNGFSEWFDSLKYMFRNRQLLLIVLVTIFGNVALIFRDTYKNIYLSEALHYPDSIISVFPTLWSTVALIFVIFLIPNLKEQKHDSVLFWGMLSITVSNALILVAPPGTFGFILMIIVTVLGSIGAAVYYSFVDAILANSVDDSRRAHVLSITMFLISLFSMPVGAIAGQCYTFSKSLPFVLATIFTLLCTVLIFFKVRIKRAQERQ, encoded by the coding sequence ATGACAAGGATCAAGGCACAGCTGCAGCAGATGGTTTTAGCATTCAAAGAGATAAATCCAAACGCTAAAAAGATCCTATTTTTTGAGCCCATTTTCACTATTCCCTATGCCATGTATATCATCTACTCTTCACTTTACATGACAAGAGTGGGAGTAAAGGATTACCAGATAGGACTGCTGTCAACAGTGTTGAACCTGGTGATGCTTATCACATCACCATTTGCAGGACTGCTTGTGAACAGGTTTGGACGCAAAAAGGTTCTCCTCATTGGCGATTTTCTGTCGTGGTGCGTGTATGCATATATATTTTTCTTTGCAAAAGATTTTACATGGTTTCTAATTGCTACCATTTTTAACGGACTTATGAGAATTCCTGAACTTGCATGGCGACTTCTTTTAATGGAAGATGCAACCGAAAACGAAAGAGTTGCAATCTATTCTGTAACTGTATTTGTGTGGAATATGGGTAACCTTTTTGCGCCTGTAATGGGCGTCCTTGTTGCAAGGTTTGGCTTGATACCTGCAACTAAATGGACAGTCCTTGCGTTTGGGATTTTAGTAAATATACTAATTGTTGTAAGACATCTTGTGACGTCTGAAAGCTCTGTGGGGCAAAAACTTGCGCAGGAAAATTCTGATAGCAATAATAATGGTTTTTCAGAGTGGTTTGACAGTTTAAAGTATATGTTCAGAAACAGGCAACTTCTACTGATAGTACTTGTCACCATATTTGGCAACGTTGCCCTGATATTCAGAGACACATATAAAAATATTTACTTGAGTGAAGCTTTGCATTATCCAGATAGTATAATTTCGGTGTTTCCTACGCTGTGGAGTACGGTAGCCCTTATATTTGTAATATTTTTAATTCCGAACCTCAAAGAACAAAAACATGATAGTGTTCTTTTTTGGGGAATGCTCTCAATTACAGTTTCAAATGCTCTGATTTTGGTTGCACCACCTGGAACGTTTGGCTTTATTTTGATGATAATTGTAACAGTGCTTGGCAGCATAGGAGCTGCAGTATATTATTCATTTGTTGATGCTATCTTGGCAAATTCTGTTGATGACAGCAGAAGAGCGCATGTGTTGTCAATCACAATGTTTTTAATCTCTCTTTTTTCCATGCCGGTTGGTGCAATAGCCGGGCAGTGTTATACCTTTTCAAAAAGTTTGCCTTTTGTACTTGCTACAATCTTTACTCTTTTGTGCACAGTTTTGATTTTCTTCAAGGTAAGAATAAAAAGAGCCCAAGAAAGACAGTAA
- a CDS encoding sugar phosphate isomerase/epimerase family protein — translation MKLGFLTACLPKQSLENLVVWAKSVGFEMLEVACWPVKNTRDYSSTTLDVVRLTRDEAERIKKLFEQNNMQISSLAYYDNNLHPDLVIRKSYHDHLKKVIDAANLLGVKYVGTFVGRNYNKTIKENFDEFEIVFKEILEYAKEKGVSIIIENCPMPGWNSNGGWTGTISYSPELWEEMFSRLPYDNFGLNLDPSHLIWLGIDPVSVIKEFKDKIFHVHAKDTQILKDKLNKYSIFGSQIQRKDEWDMGYWVYRMPGRGEIDWKAFLKELKQNGYSFVVSIEHEDPEYEGTEEKVKEGLRLGFEYLKDVITKI, via the coding sequence ATGAAACTTGGGTTTTTAACAGCCTGCCTGCCAAAACAAAGCCTTGAAAATCTTGTTGTGTGGGCAAAAAGTGTTGGTTTTGAGATGTTGGAGGTTGCGTGCTGGCCTGTAAAAAATACAAGAGACTACTCTAGCACAACCTTGGATGTTGTAAGGCTTACAAGAGACGAAGCAGAAAGAATCAAAAAGCTTTTTGAACAAAACAATATGCAAATTTCTTCTCTTGCATACTATGACAACAACCTGCACCCTGATCTTGTGATAAGAAAATCTTACCATGACCATTTAAAAAAGGTGATTGATGCAGCAAATCTTCTTGGAGTCAAGTATGTTGGGACCTTTGTTGGGAGAAACTATAACAAAACAATCAAGGAAAACTTTGACGAGTTTGAGATTGTGTTTAAAGAGATTTTGGAGTACGCAAAGGAAAAAGGAGTTTCTATTATAATAGAAAATTGTCCTATGCCAGGCTGGAACTCAAACGGTGGTTGGACAGGTACAATTTCGTATTCACCTGAGCTTTGGGAGGAGATGTTCTCAAGGCTTCCGTATGACAACTTTGGTTTGAACCTTGATCCGTCACACCTTATTTGGCTTGGGATTGACCCTGTTTCGGTCATAAAAGAGTTCAAAGACAAAATATTCCATGTCCATGCAAAGGATACTCAGATTTTGAAAGACAAGCTTAATAAATATTCCATTTTTGGTAGCCAGATTCAAAGAAAAGATGAATGGGATATGGGTTACTGGGTGTACAGAATGCCAGGTCGTGGCGAGATTGATTGGAAAGCATTTTTGAAAGAACTAAAACAAAACGGCTATAGCTTTGTTGTGAGCATAGAACATGAAGACCCAGAGTATGAAGGAACTGAAGAAAAAGTAAAAGAGGGACTAAGGCTTGGGTTTGAATATTTAAAGGATGTTATCACTAAAATATAA
- a CDS encoding UvrD-helicase domain-containing protein, producing the protein MSDIIIYSASAGCGKTENIANLYIDLISQKKILPTEIVCITYTEKAARELKNRIISKAKQRRLDLLTISKIQNSHIKTIHSFCMYLLRFYWAWAKVDANFKIVPEIDRLILELIDDYLSVFPATLGKLPQERFFIEEYFHFAESIAQEYSNSAKYVGKTCHLESETFYIFEHLSDRLNDQFLKELTYDLVLQRTFELLSVPEVNRDVKNRFKFLIVDEFQDSNFLQKSIFENIAENIYYVGDKKQSIYRFQGAEPEVFDEAMENCSQVLELCENFRTNSELGKKIDKIATILFPDYKPLSYKHQADGFLKVVEIVNKAREEIIQNEAIYVAKKIKEMVESGFEISVGGKPKRKVKYSDFAVLSRKIQNIAHIYKRVFEDYDVPLDINFKRGLLEQKEIVPLLGLLEILQYPDKKSGYLRLLANDIFKVDKFTLLFYEMSKIECYVPEDVLKFIAKQRDNLFVQKISEILYEFEDMFEYSYKVYKFFGKGAYENVRLFYDLAEESKSFSIEELYNFINYQGERFSSFSSLDDSAVLISIHSAKGLSFPIVFLVGLCESTGYFPGRSPKLRGSYDTSTREYRIAPFWMEKEYTRIKNISKQQEKEEGKRLFYVAITRPMAGLFLINSSLREAIKKRGGVKSFGEEVGLNYILAKAEEIGIEKEVVEIKDTEEDLSNDFTCKQKNTIESTLPLMILPDEFENRFKFLSPSHIMDFKRCPAMFSLKYIMGLPVFDELSSKEEIQQNAKVLGTTVHRVLELTSLKDIKSLDTNIALAVLENDFESEKIVRELILNFFESQFVKEIKDKVIKEESEIRFYFKLGNQMIYGIIDKVYHLEDKIFLVDFKTNLHFDDTKFNIYIPQLFIYTMAMKERFPQKNIFSSIFWLREGRKFDYELKEEHLEDVMDVIRRIRSIKSRKDVLAIIEDCVKKDCCGCEYEFYCKDEQNIKLIRKKLE; encoded by the coding sequence ATGAGTGATATAATCATTTATAGTGCTTCTGCCGGGTGTGGAAAAACAGAAAACATAGCAAACTTGTACATAGACTTAATCAGCCAGAAAAAGATTTTACCGACTGAAATTGTCTGCATAACGTACACTGAAAAAGCTGCAAGGGAACTTAAAAATAGAATAATCTCAAAAGCAAAGCAAAGAAGGCTTGATTTGCTCACAATTTCAAAGATTCAAAACTCCCATATTAAGACCATACATTCATTTTGTATGTATCTTTTAAGATTTTACTGGGCATGGGCAAAGGTTGATGCAAACTTTAAAATTGTCCCTGAAATAGACAGACTGATACTTGAACTTATAGACGATTATCTTTCAGTTTTTCCTGCAACTTTGGGGAAGCTGCCGCAGGAGAGGTTTTTCATTGAGGAGTATTTCCACTTTGCTGAAAGCATAGCACAGGAGTATTCCAACTCAGCAAAGTATGTCGGGAAAACTTGTCACCTTGAAAGTGAAACTTTTTACATTTTTGAGCATTTGTCAGACAGGTTAAATGACCAGTTTTTAAAAGAACTCACATACGATTTGGTTTTGCAGAGGACCTTTGAGCTTTTAAGCGTTCCAGAGGTAAATAGAGATGTAAAAAACAGATTTAAATTCTTAATTGTCGATGAATTTCAAGATTCAAACTTTTTGCAAAAATCGATATTTGAAAATATTGCTGAAAACATTTATTATGTGGGAGACAAAAAACAGTCCATTTACCGTTTTCAGGGTGCAGAGCCAGAGGTTTTTGATGAAGCTATGGAAAACTGCAGTCAGGTTTTAGAACTCTGTGAAAACTTTAGAACAAACTCTGAGCTTGGCAAAAAGATAGACAAAATTGCTACAATACTTTTTCCGGACTACAAGCCGCTTTCTTACAAGCATCAAGCTGACGGATTTTTAAAGGTTGTGGAGATTGTAAATAAAGCAAGAGAAGAGATTATTCAAAATGAAGCTATTTATGTTGCAAAAAAGATAAAAGAGATGGTTGAAAGTGGTTTTGAGATAAGTGTGGGTGGCAAGCCAAAAAGAAAGGTAAAATACTCTGACTTTGCAGTGCTGTCGCGAAAAATTCAAAACATTGCTCATATTTACAAAAGGGTGTTTGAGGATTATGATGTTCCACTTGATATTAACTTCAAAAGAGGGCTTTTGGAGCAAAAAGAGATAGTACCGCTTTTAGGCCTTCTTGAGATTTTGCAGTATCCAGACAAAAAATCCGGGTACTTAAGACTTCTTGCAAATGACATATTTAAAGTGGACAAATTCACGCTTCTCTTTTACGAGATGAGCAAAATAGAATGCTATGTTCCAGAAGATGTTTTAAAATTTATTGCAAAACAGCGTGATAACCTGTTTGTCCAAAAGATTTCAGAGATTTTATATGAGTTTGAAGACATGTTCGAATATAGCTACAAGGTCTACAAGTTTTTTGGCAAGGGTGCATACGAAAATGTCAGACTTTTCTATGACTTGGCAGAAGAGAGCAAAAGTTTTTCGATAGAAGAACTTTACAATTTTATAAATTATCAAGGCGAAAGGTTTTCAAGCTTTTCTTCTCTTGATGACAGCGCAGTACTTATCAGCATACATTCAGCAAAAGGACTCAGCTTTCCAATAGTGTTTTTGGTCGGACTTTGCGAGAGCACAGGGTACTTTCCGGGCAGAAGTCCAAAACTGAGAGGCTCTTATGATACAAGCACAAGAGAGTATAGAATTGCTCCTTTTTGGATGGAAAAAGAATACACAAGAATAAAGAATATATCAAAACAGCAGGAAAAAGAAGAGGGAAAAAGGCTTTTTTATGTTGCCATAACAAGACCGATGGCAGGGCTTTTCTTGATAAACTCAAGCTTAAGAGAAGCTATAAAGAAAAGAGGAGGGGTAAAGTCGTTTGGTGAAGAGGTGGGTTTGAATTACATTCTCGCAAAGGCAGAGGAGATTGGAATTGAAAAAGAAGTTGTGGAGATAAAAGACACTGAAGAAGATCTATCTAATGATTTTACTTGTAAACAGAAAAATACAATTGAAAGTACATTACCTCTAATGATTTTACCTGACGAGTTTGAAAATAGGTTTAAGTTTTTGTCACCTTCACACATAATGGATTTTAAAAGATGTCCTGCCATGTTTTCGTTAAAGTATATTATGGGTCTTCCAGTTTTTGATGAACTGAGCTCAAAAGAGGAGATACAACAGAACGCAAAAGTACTTGGTACAACCGTTCACAGAGTTTTAGAGCTCACGAGCTTGAAAGATATTAAGAGTTTGGATACCAACATTGCCTTAGCCGTGCTTGAAAATGACTTTGAAAGTGAAAAGATTGTGAGAGAGCTTATTTTAAACTTTTTTGAAAGTCAGTTTGTAAAGGAAATCAAAGATAAAGTGATAAAAGAGGAAAGCGAAATTAGATTTTATTTCAAACTTGGCAATCAAATGATATATGGGATAATTGACAAGGTGTACCATCTTGAAGATAAGATTTTCCTTGTTGATTTTAAAACGAACCTTCATTTTGATGATACAAAATTCAATATTTACATTCCACAGCTTTTCATTTACACAATGGCAATGAAAGAAAGATTTCCACAGAAAAATATTTTTTCTTCTATCTTTTGGTTAAGAGAAGGTAGAAAGTTTGACTATGAACTAAAAGAAGAGCACCTTGAAGATGTGATGGATGTTATAAGAAGGATAAGAAGTATTAAAAGTAGAAAGGATGTGCTTGCAATAATAGAAGATTGTGTGAAAAAGGATTGTTGTGGCTGTGAATATGAATTTTATTGCAAGGATGAGCAAAATATTAAATTGATAAGGAAAAAGCTTGAATAG
- a CDS encoding LacI family DNA-binding transcriptional regulator: MPTVKDVAKRAGVSVATVSRVLNNSEKVSEQTRQKVLKAIEELGFKPNLLARNFRKDKSNLILVILPTIANAYFARVVKGIEDTARKNGYGILLCTTQNSPEIAAEYLKLIERKQVDGAIIASAKIEIDFCKELDTKRIVQACEFYPFLDTSFVTIDHKRAFYDVVDYLIKKGKKNILCAIGNEEIPSEFERKEGYRKALEENGLEFREENVIRCSYGWAELYEKLKNLCCLKKYDAIACSSDLMAVGAIKAAKALGLKVPDEFSVTGFDNIMMSRLYEPSITTVAQPMYSIGEKAAQILIDTLETPGTLKQQRIILPHELKTRESA, translated from the coding sequence ATGCCAACAGTCAAAGATGTTGCCAAAAGAGCTGGTGTTTCTGTTGCAACAGTTTCAAGGGTTTTGAATAATTCAGAAAAGGTTTCTGAACAAACGCGACAGAAGGTTTTAAAGGCGATAGAAGAACTGGGATTTAAGCCTAACCTTCTTGCAAGAAACTTCCGAAAAGACAAGTCAAATCTGATATTAGTTATACTTCCTACAATTGCCAATGCATACTTTGCACGTGTTGTTAAAGGTATTGAGGATACTGCACGAAAGAATGGTTATGGAATACTTCTTTGCACAACGCAAAACAGCCCTGAGATTGCAGCTGAGTATTTAAAGCTTATAGAAAGAAAACAGGTTGATGGGGCAATAATTGCATCTGCAAAGATTGAGATTGATTTTTGCAAAGAGCTTGACACAAAAAGGATTGTTCAGGCATGCGAGTTTTATCCTTTTTTGGACACTTCATTTGTAACAATAGACCACAAAAGAGCCTTTTATGACGTTGTAGACTACCTCATAAAAAAAGGCAAGAAAAATATTTTATGCGCAATTGGAAACGAGGAGATTCCTTCTGAGTTTGAAAGGAAAGAAGGATACAGAAAAGCTCTTGAAGAAAATGGACTTGAGTTTAGAGAAGAGAACGTCATAAGATGCAGCTATGGTTGGGCAGAGCTTTATGAGAAGCTCAAAAACCTTTGTTGTCTTAAAAAATATGATGCAATTGCCTGCTCTTCAGATTTGATGGCAGTTGGGGCGATAAAGGCTGCCAAAGCTCTGGGACTTAAAGTCCCTGATGAGTTTTCTGTGACAGGTTTTGACAATATCATGATGTCAAGGCTGTATGAGCCATCAATCACAACAGTTGCACAGCCCATGTACTCAATAGGCGAAAAAGCTGCTCAGATTTTGATTGATACGCTTGAAACCCCTGGTACTTTAAAACAGCAAAGAATTATACTTCCTCATGAGCTCAAAACAAGAGAGTCTGCCTGA